CGCCTGCACTAAATGTTCCGTGCGCGCCAAACTGATCTCTCCGATTCAGATAACCCGCATTATTCACAGTTAAACAGGATTTATTTGCTAAGTGTAAGTTTACAATTTGCTTAGCTAAAAACAGCGGTAGTCCAAATTTGAGTGTGGTGTAAAGACTGCGCACCGAGCGAAGCGATTCCCACGAAGTGAAATTTCCCCGCTGGCTGCGTTGAAGCTGAGAACTCATGCTCAGGGTACTTGGGTACCCTTCCGCTGAGTTTTCAGCTTCGCCTTGCCAGCAAGAAAATTTCTTAGTGAATAATGCGGGATAAATTCGAAAATCCCGCAAAATGAAACGGGCAGGCTGAACGACTGTAAAGGGCCTGTCTGTTCGGTTGACATGGATAACAAACAAGACTTAACGCCCGGAGATATTTCGCGCATCATCGAGATGGCCTGGGAAGACCGTACTCCTTTTGAAGCTATAGAATTTCAGTTCGGACTTAAAGAAAACGACGTACGCGCACTCATGCGCCGCCACATGAAAGCTTCGAGTTTCAGGATGTGGCGGAAGCGTGTTGGCGGGAGGGTAACCAAACACCTGAAAAAACGCTCCGATGGCATTAGCCGGTTCAAAGCTCCGGGGCAAAAGTAGGACGTACAAGAAACTGCTGACCACAAAAAAGCCGGAATCCGCATTGCTTGCAGGTTTCGGCTTTTTTGTAAGGCTTTGGTTTATGTTTTGATGGTCAGGAACTCGGGCACAAAAGCCTGATATGCTGCTCAGTCATGCCCCCAGGGTGCGGGTGGTGCATCAACAGCTTCTGTCAGGTCGAAATCGACCCGCCATGACCACTCACCACCCCGGTGTGTGCCATACACGTAGCGCACACCCGGTTCAATGATGATACGCCAGCCGCGGTACATGCCTGTTTCTTCGGTACGCTCAAAGGAAATGAACTCCATTTGGTTGGGATCGGCTTCGCCGTAGGTAGGCCCGCCATACATGGTGAAGTCATCATCGCTGCCATCCGGTTTCCGGTGATCGTGACGCAGGTCAATGCCGTCTTCCGTACGGGTAAATATCCAGGTACGTGAACGGTCCCATTCCCCGTCAAGCTGCTCAATATGAAAAGGCACGCGAATGACATCGTCTTCACATTCGCGAAAGTGTACGAGTAAAAGTTCGCGGCCATCCAGCATGGTATCGCCTTCCGGCTCAAGGGTAAGATTACCGGCATAGGCATTTCCGCACTCAGCACGAAGGTTATCCATAAACAGGTCGTAAGCGGACACGGGTTCATCAACCGGCACATCCTGCGGCTGCTCTCCGTTACTACAAGCCATTAAGCCCGTCAAGGCTGCCAGAAGAGATACAACTGTAAGCTGATTTGTAATTCTGAACATATTGATTTTTAGTTGGTTGGTAATTTTGATTACAAGGTTTCAGTATAGGATTTTTTATAGGGACATTCAGCTTTTTTTCACCCGGGTCACCATCTCAAAAAAAAAGCCTGTTCTGCGCTCCATGACGGGGCAAAACAGGCTTTTCTTTAAAACTACCTTACGATTGTGAGGTTAGGATTTATCAGATTTGTTCTTTTTTTCTGTGGACTCATTTTCCTGTGCGTCAGCGTCGTCCTTATCCTTCATTCCGGCTGTATCCGCTGCGGATTCGTCCTTTTCTTTATCGGCATCAGGGTCAGCGTCTTCAGCTTTGGACTGATCTTCAGGAGCGCTTGTCGCTTCATCTGCCTTGGATTTGAGGGCAGCGCCGTTGGTCTTTCCGTTTGTCTCAACCGCTGCAAACAAGTCTTTATACTTCAGCGGGTAGTTGCCGGAAGGTCTGTCACCAAGCATTTCAACCAGGTCTTTGGCCCCGAGTATCTCTTTCTTGAGCAAGGTTTCTGCCATGTGCGTAAGCATTTCACGGTGTTCGCGTAAGAGCGCAAGCGTGCGATTGTAGCACTCAGATACAATCCGCTTGATTTCATCGTCGATGAGCTGCGCTGTTGATTCGCTGTAGCGCTTGTTAAAGCCGAACATCCCGCCTTCATTTTGGGAATCATAGTAGGAGATATTCCCCAGCTTATCGCTCATCCCATAAACCGTAACCATGGATAGTGCCATTTTGGTTACACGCTCAAGGTCGTTTTGGGCACCTGTGGAGATTCTTCCGAACTCAATTTCTTCTGCTGCACGCCCGCCAAGCAAAGCACATATCCGGTCGCTAAGCTCTTCAGTTGTCATCAGGAAGCGGTCTTCTGTCGGGGTCTGCAGCGTATACCCCAATGCGGCAAGTCCGCGCGGTACAATGGAGACCTTCAATACAGGATCGGTGTGTTCCAGGTACCAGCCTACGATAGCGTGACCGGCTTCATGGTAGGCAACAATGCGACGCTCACTCGGGCTGATGATCTTATTTTTCTTTTCAAGACCGGCAACAACCCGTTCAATGGCATCCTGGAAATCCACCATTTCCACTTGCTCTTTGTTACGGCGGGCAGCAAGCAAGGCCGCTTCGTTACACATGTTCGCCAGCTCAGCACCGGCAAATCCGGGCGTTTGGGAGGCGATCATTTTAGCATCGATATCGTTGCCGGTTTTGATTTTCTTCAGGTGTACCTTAAGTACCGCTTCCCTGCCTTTGAGATCCGGCCGATCTATGAGAATCTGACGGTCAAAACGACCGGGTCGCAGCAAGGCTGAATCAAGAATATCGGCACGGTTTGTGGCAGCCATGATGATGACACCTTTTTCGGTGTTAAATCCATCCATCTCAGACAGGAGCTGATTGAGCGTATTTTCCCGCTCGTCGTTAGAGGCAGCCATTGCACTCTTCCCGCGGCTTCTACCGATGGCATCAATCTCATCAATAAAAATAATGCAGGGTGCTTTTTCCTTGGCCTGCTTGAACAGGTCACGTACGCGGGCAGCTCCTACCCCTACGAACATTTCAACAAAGTCGGATCCGCTAAGGCTGAAAAAAGGGACGTCGGCTTCGCCGGCCGTTGCCTTCGCCATGAGCGTTTTACCGGTACCGGGAGGTCCGACAAGCAAAACGCCTTTGGGGATATTACCGCCAAGGGTAGAAAATTTTTGAGGATTGCGAAGAAATTCAACGACTTCTTCGACTTCTTCCTTGGCTTCTTCAAGCCCGGCTACGTCTTTAAAAGTTACCTTATTCTCGCCCTGTTTGTCGTAAAGTGCGGCTTTATTCTTCCCGATATTGAGCACCTGCTGCCCGGGGTTCATCCGCTTAAAGATGAATATCCAGAATAAAATAATCAGCGCAATAGGAATGAGCCAGATGAACAGGCTGCCAAACCAGTTTTCATCAATCCGGGCATCATACACCACTTCGTGCTCATCCAGAAGTGCGCGAATATCACGAATATCATCACCCTGAATGATGGTCGAGGTGAATCTGTTACCGGGTTCCTGCGCGGAAGCCCAGCGCTGTCCGTCTTCATCGGGAAGCTGCCCGACATGCCCCGCATCGACAGCTGATTGACGGTAAATACCTTCGACCCGAACCCCGTTTACGATAGTAACCTTTTCAACCCATCCCTGCTGAACCTGATTAAGAAACTCGCTGTAATCGACGCGTGAAGAAGAGTCTTGAGAAAATGCAAAAATCTGAATGAGTATCAGACCAACCAATATGGCTACATAAATCCATATTGGAAACCGCGGGCTTTTGGGCTTCTTTTCTTCGGATGGTTTCGGTGTATTTTTGTTGTTATCTGCCATTCTTGGAGTTGATAATAAATGATCGCTTATTAAGCGGATAAATTACCCGGCGGGATTTTGACTTTGCGGCCCATACGTGGGCTTAATGAATAAAATTGGTCAAGCTTTGAAATATAAGGAATCCCCCGTCAAAATGCTTTAGGAGGCGCCCTGCAACGAAAGGTGTATAAGCTTAGTACCCGCAGGGAATACAGCTACAGATTGGTTCAAACAGCTTCCATGGAGATTGCATTCCTAAGAAGCACCATAAGGGCTTAGGTAAGCGTCATCTCGTGCCCTTCGGCTGTTTGCATTTTAATACCATGCGCTTGCGGCTCAACCTTACCTATCACAACAAAATCCTTAAACTGTTCCGCAAAAGCCTTGACGTCTTTCTCCGGAAGGGTGAACAAAAGCTCAAAATCTTCCCCACCGTAGAGCACAAATGTATCGATGTCTTTTTCAAGATCATCCGCGGTCTGCCTTGTTTCGGGATGTACGGGGAGCGCCGCTTCGTATATTCTGCATCCGCTTTTTGAGCTTTCCATCATTTCAACCAAAGTGCTCACCAGACTCTTGGATACATCGGACATAGATGTTGGTACGATACCGGCAATTTTCATTGCATCAATGCAGTCAGCACGTGCTTCAGGAACGAGCTGTTTTCTGACGACATATTCAAAGGGCGTGAGATCCGGTTCAAAGACAAGCTGCCCGGACGTCTCAAAGTGACGCTTCTCCCGCAGCAACACCATCAGTCCGCAGCTCGCAGCACCCAAATCACCGGTAACACAGATTGCATCTCCGGCTTTGGCGCCTGACCTGTAAACCGGTGTATCAGCCGTACCAACTACAGTTACCGCTACAGTGCTTGCTTTATGCGCAGCACCCAAATCACCGCCTGCCAGCTGTACGCCGTAAAGGTCACAGCCATGCTTTACCCCCGAATAAAACAATTCAACCATCTCAACCGACACTTTATTGGTGAGGGAAAGGTTGAGGAACAGGAACTTCGGCTTCCCGTTCATGGCAATAATGTCTGAAACAGCCATCGAAACGACTTTGAGTCCCAGGTGCTGCCAGGGGGTGTAGGTGAGATCGAAATCGACGCCTTCACTGTAAATTTCGGTTGAAATCAGAGGATGACTACCTGAAAGCTGACCCAGCACAGCTGCATCATCCCCAATGCCATACACCATGCCTTCCCCGTGCCGGTCGAACTTTTCCGCAATTTTCTGAATCAGTCCTTTGCGACCTATTTTTTCGATGGGGGTAAACGTTTGCTCAGTCTTACTCATAAAATATATTAATGTACTTTTTCGGATGGCCTAAGCCTATAATGCAAAAGGCTGCTCAGGTTGTGAGCAGCCTTTTGCGTAAAGCTGTATTCGTTCAGGGATATCAGCCTACATTTCAACAGCGCCTTCGGCACGTCTTGTAGAGTAATTGATACGCAGGGCATCGGCGAATCTGAGCTGCTGCTTGATGTCGCTCACAATCCCCATTTCAGATTCGTAGTCAACCCTAAGAGACACAATCAGACGCGGCTCGTCGGTTCTGCGCTGACGCATAACGTTCTGAATCGCTGTGAGATCATCGGGATCAACCAGTGCGTCATCAACCTGAATACGGGTTGGGCCATACTGTCCGCCGGGCAAAATAATGGGACCGACGTAGATATAACTAACCAGACGTTTTTCTTCAATGCGTTCGATATTTTCAGCTCGCGTCAGATCCTGACGTACGAGAAGTTCAACTTCCCGTAATACCGTAACAACCATGAAGAAAATCAGGAGGATAAAGATAATATCCGGCATGGATGTAGTTGGAATCTCCTGACTTGTACTTGCCTGCTTCTTTTTAAAATGTGACATAATGCAAATTTAGTTTGGAGATTAACTACCCGGATCGGGCTCTGCAAGGGAGATGTTCATGGGAAATTCGCGGCGAATTTCATTAGGTTCACCCTCCATTGTTCTGAACTGAGCATAGTCGCGAAATCCACGGGCCCGGGCTTCCTGGTCCCATATCACGCGATATGCTCCGCGTACTTCATCGAGCATTTCAATGTATCGTTCGTACTCGGTTTGCCGGTCCGTTTTGATTGAAACAACCGCCTGCTGCGGAGATTCAGACAGATTCGGATCGACACCGCGGTTGGTTACGAACTGAATAACACGCTCCTGCACATTCATGAGACTGGCGCGCTCCTCGTTAATGAGGATACCGCCCTGTGCATTCATGAGAATTTTGAGCATGTTACGTTCGCGCACTTCCGGTGGTGGCTGTTCCGGATCCGGCGGAGGCGGCAGCACCAATCCAATACCGGTATCAACATCGATAGTTGTTACTACGAGGAAGAACACCAGCAAAAGAAAGGCAATATCAGCAAGGGATGAAGAAGGAATGTCTGCTCCTTCTCTGCCTCTTTTCTTTTTAAACATAAGTGGGGTCCTTCGGGGTTAGAAGTTTGAAATCAAACTGCGGGAACCTGATACCAGAATGCCAAGAAACATCAGGCCAATCATGATAAGCAGGGTATAAATTGCAGCAATACCTACAAAACCGGTCGCGAGGTACGCGACAGCAAAAATAACGGCCGGGATAAAGAAAAAGAGGATTGCTGCAAGTTTGTGTTTTCCTGAGAAGATGTTTTTAAGGCCGAATACGGTAATTCCAAGGATGGATATACCGAGAAGGCCTATTGTGAAAATGAGTGCAAATTGAGAAAATGCTTCCATAAGTCAGTTGTTGAATAAAGTGGAAAGAAGCTTATGCCTGTTGTGCAATAAGAATGGGTAAGGAAGAAGCCGGGCTTTTCTTGCCCGGCTTCTGTACGCTTAATAATCAGTCTTATGCTTCGGAAGATTCACCACCGCTAAGGGGCTTGCCTTTTTCCATAGCTGAAATGGAGTCAATCAGTACGATTGAGCTTTCTTCCATTTCCACAACGAGCTTATCAATTTTGGATACACAGTAGTTGTAGCCAACCTGAAGGATGATCGCACCAATCAGACCTGCAAGCGTGGTAAGAAGCGCGGTTTTAATACCACCGGCAACAATACTCGGCGAAATATCACCTGCGCTTTCAATAGCGTCAAATGCTTCAACCATACCAATTACCGTTCCGGTAAATCCGATCATCGGTGCAAGCGCAATAAAGAGCGATAGCCACACAAGTCCTCTTTCAAGGAAGCTCATTTCGATAGAGCCGTAAGAGATAATGGCTTTTTCCGCAGCTTCAAAACCTTCGTCTGCACGAAGAAGACCGGCATTAAATACGGAGGCAACGGGACCTCTTGTGCTTGCACAAAGCTCCTGCGCCGCTGGGATTCCACCGTTATCGAGGGCTTCTTTTACATCAAGAATAAACTGTCTGGTATTGATGTCAGCACGATTTAAGGTAACAAGTCTTTCAAGGAAAATGGCCAATCCCAAGATTACACAAATAAGTACGGGCCACATAAAAAGGCCGCCCTCATTAAAGTATCTGACTAATTGGCTGAATGCGCCCTCTGATTGCAGGTCAGCTGAAACCTGCATGAGGATAACACTAAAGGAGAAGGTCATATTACAAAACTCCGGTTTATTCTAAGTTGATTATTAAGCGTTGAGTTGGCGAAATTATAGATTATTTATGCCTAAATGTCAAAGTGACATTTTAAAATAATGCACATCTTGAGATTTAGCACCATAAAAATAGCGCATTACCGCTTGTATATCAACCGCTAAGCCGCCTAAATAAAACTATCACAGTAATTTAATTCTGCCTGCCGCGGGAAAAATAAATTTCGGAACGATTATTTACCGATTTATCGCACCGCCTGACCTTAAAATACAGCGCTTACGTTTACGCGAAGGGTTTGTATGGCGGGGCGCTCCTGAACCGTACGTCCGTTATAGCTTAGCCCGGCCCGGAGATAGCGGTTTATGCGATAGGTGCCCTGAACATTCCACTGCCAGGTTGCGCCTGCCCCCGCGCCGTCTGTGAGTTCAAAACTG
This genomic stretch from Cyclonatronum proteinivorum harbors:
- the ftsH gene encoding ATP-dependent zinc metalloprotease FtsH encodes the protein MADNNKNTPKPSEEKKPKSPRFPIWIYVAILVGLILIQIFAFSQDSSSRVDYSEFLNQVQQGWVEKVTIVNGVRVEGIYRQSAVDAGHVGQLPDEDGQRWASAQEPGNRFTSTIIQGDDIRDIRALLDEHEVVYDARIDENWFGSLFIWLIPIALIILFWIFIFKRMNPGQQVLNIGKNKAALYDKQGENKVTFKDVAGLEEAKEEVEEVVEFLRNPQKFSTLGGNIPKGVLLVGPPGTGKTLMAKATAGEADVPFFSLSGSDFVEMFVGVGAARVRDLFKQAKEKAPCIIFIDEIDAIGRSRGKSAMAASNDERENTLNQLLSEMDGFNTEKGVIIMAATNRADILDSALLRPGRFDRQILIDRPDLKGREAVLKVHLKKIKTGNDIDAKMIASQTPGFAGAELANMCNEAALLAARRNKEQVEMVDFQDAIERVVAGLEKKNKIISPSERRIVAYHEAGHAIVGWYLEHTDPVLKVSIVPRGLAALGYTLQTPTEDRFLMTTEELSDRICALLGGRAAEEIEFGRISTGAQNDLERVTKMALSMVTVYGMSDKLGNISYYDSQNEGGMFGFNKRYSESTAQLIDDEIKRIVSECYNRTLALLREHREMLTHMAETLLKKEILGAKDLVEMLGDRPSGNYPLKYKDLFAAVETNGKTNGAALKSKADEATSAPEDQSKAEDADPDADKEKDESAADTAGMKDKDDADAQENESTEKKNKSDKS
- the thiL gene encoding thiamine-phosphate kinase; translation: MSKTEQTFTPIEKIGRKGLIQKIAEKFDRHGEGMVYGIGDDAAVLGQLSGSHPLISTEIYSEGVDFDLTYTPWQHLGLKVVSMAVSDIIAMNGKPKFLFLNLSLTNKVSVEMVELFYSGVKHGCDLYGVQLAGGDLGAAHKASTVAVTVVGTADTPVYRSGAKAGDAICVTGDLGAASCGLMVLLREKRHFETSGQLVFEPDLTPFEYVVRKQLVPEARADCIDAMKIAGIVPTSMSDVSKSLVSTLVEMMESSKSGCRIYEAALPVHPETRQTADDLEKDIDTFVLYGGEDFELLFTLPEKDVKAFAEQFKDFVVIGKVEPQAHGIKMQTAEGHEMTLT
- a CDS encoding MotA/TolQ/ExbB proton channel family protein; protein product: MTFSFSVILMQVSADLQSEGAFSQLVRYFNEGGLFMWPVLICVILGLAIFLERLVTLNRADINTRQFILDVKEALDNGGIPAAQELCASTRGPVASVFNAGLLRADEGFEAAEKAIISYGSIEMSFLERGLVWLSLFIALAPMIGFTGTVIGMVEAFDAIESAGDISPSIVAGGIKTALLTTLAGLIGAIILQVGYNYCVSKIDKLVVEMEESSIVLIDSISAMEKGKPLSGGESSEA
- a CDS encoding TIGR03643 family protein, which codes for MDNKQDLTPGDISRIIEMAWEDRTPFEAIEFQFGLKENDVRALMRRHMKASSFRMWRKRVGGRVTKHLKKRSDGISRFKAPGQK
- a CDS encoding ExbD/TolR family protein; the protein is MSHFKKKQASTSQEIPTTSMPDIIFILLIFFMVVTVLREVELLVRQDLTRAENIERIEEKRLVSYIYVGPIILPGGQYGPTRIQVDDALVDPDDLTAIQNVMRQRRTDEPRLIVSLRVDYESEMGIVSDIKQQLRFADALRINYSTRRAEGAVEM
- a CDS encoding biopolymer transporter ExbD, with protein sequence MFKKKRGREGADIPSSSLADIAFLLLVFFLVVTTIDVDTGIGLVLPPPPDPEQPPPEVRERNMLKILMNAQGGILINEERASLMNVQERVIQFVTNRGVDPNLSESPQQAVVSIKTDRQTEYERYIEMLDEVRGAYRVIWDQEARARGFRDYAQFRTMEGEPNEIRREFPMNISLAEPDPGS